From Draconibacterium halophilum, one genomic window encodes:
- the galU gene encoding UTP--glucose-1-phosphate uridylyltransferase GalU encodes MIKKAVIPAAGYGTRFLPATKSSPKEMIPIIDTPVIQYVVEEAVESGITDILMIIGKGKRAIEEHFDRSPILEESLLRKQNLKMLDKIRSISNMANIHFVWQKEMNGLGDAILHAKCHVGNEPFVILLGDTLVQSEDGPVTKQLIDVYNKNKGSVIALEEVEPKNVSKYGVIDGTPISDCVVQAKGWIEKPSIEEAPSNLAVAGRYLFTPEIFDYLETTTPGKNNEIQLTDAMKEMVKSHPMYGMKFNGKRYDIGNKLGFLKTNIEFGLKDPEIGEEMKMWIKEFAAGL; translated from the coding sequence ATGATAAAAAAAGCAGTAATTCCGGCAGCAGGTTACGGAACCCGGTTTTTGCCGGCAACCAAATCATCGCCTAAGGAAATGATTCCAATTATAGATACCCCCGTAATACAATATGTTGTTGAAGAAGCTGTTGAAAGTGGAATCACAGATATTTTAATGATTATTGGTAAAGGGAAACGAGCCATCGAAGAACATTTCGACAGGAGTCCTATCCTGGAAGAGTCGCTCCTGAGAAAACAAAACCTGAAAATGCTCGATAAAATCCGGTCCATTTCGAACATGGCCAACATACATTTTGTCTGGCAAAAAGAGATGAATGGACTGGGAGATGCTATTCTACATGCCAAATGTCATGTGGGTAACGAACCGTTTGTTATTCTGCTGGGTGATACACTAGTGCAAAGCGAAGATGGTCCGGTTACCAAACAACTAATTGATGTGTACAATAAAAATAAAGGTTCGGTGATTGCTTTGGAAGAAGTTGAACCGAAGAATGTAAGTAAGTACGGAGTGATTGACGGCACACCCATTTCTGATTGTGTGGTGCAGGCAAAAGGCTGGATTGAAAAACCATCGATTGAAGAGGCTCCTTCAAACCTGGCTGTTGCAGGCCGGTATTTGTTTACCCCTGAAATTTTTGATTATCTGGAAACTACAACTCCCGGCAAAAACAACGAAATACAACTTACCGATGCCATGAAAGAAATGGTAAAATCTCATCCGATGTACGGAATGAAATTTAATGGCAAACGATACGACATTGGTAATAAGCTGGGCTTTCTGAAAACAAATATTGAGTTTGGATTAAAAGATCCTGAAATAGGTGAAGAAATGAAAATGTGGATTAAAGAATTTGCAGCGGGTCTTTAA
- a CDS encoding efflux RND transporter permease subunit → MKPPDQRDMKAQDVIELWRDEIGDIEGVDQITFEAERGPGGYQQDISVDISHSDIEVLEHASQAFFERMESFEATRDVSDNYDKGKTQFDFKLLTEGRNLGLTPNDVGRQLRNAFYGSLAMRQLRETNEIEVRVKLPLNERQDIYNLEDLNIRTPGGIEVPLLEVVNLEEGEAYTSINRRDGRRVINVGMDVEPANAVSRVLASINNEVLPQLRADFPGITWSFQGSQAEMRESTQALWGGFAMAMMIIYALLAIAFRSYLQPLIVMTAIPFGIVGAVIGHILLGYDLSLISLMGVIALSGVVVNDSLIMIDYANHKRKEQSVFDAIHEAGLRRFRPIILTTFTTFGGLTPIILETSRQAYYLIPMAISLGFGIIFATSIILVLVPCLYLILEDIVGKVKSGINYS, encoded by the coding sequence ATGAAGCCACCAGATCAACGCGATATGAAAGCCCAGGATGTGATTGAACTATGGCGCGATGAAATTGGCGATATTGAAGGTGTAGACCAGATAACTTTTGAAGCAGAAAGAGGCCCCGGAGGATACCAGCAGGACATTAGTGTTGATATCAGCCATTCTGACATTGAAGTTTTGGAACATGCCAGCCAGGCATTTTTTGAGCGAATGGAATCTTTTGAAGCAACCCGCGACGTAAGCGATAATTACGATAAAGGCAAAACCCAGTTCGATTTCAAGCTTTTGACGGAAGGCCGCAATCTTGGGTTAACTCCAAATGATGTTGGCCGCCAGTTAAGAAACGCTTTTTACGGGTCGCTTGCAATGCGTCAGCTACGCGAAACCAATGAAATTGAGGTGCGTGTGAAACTTCCGCTTAATGAGCGCCAGGATATTTATAACCTGGAAGATTTAAACATCAGAACACCCGGCGGAATTGAAGTTCCGTTATTGGAAGTTGTAAATCTGGAAGAAGGAGAAGCTTATACATCCATTAACCGACGCGACGGACGAAGAGTGATAAATGTAGGTATGGATGTGGAACCTGCCAACGCCGTAAGCCGCGTGTTGGCTTCCATTAATAATGAAGTTCTTCCGCAGCTTCGTGCCGATTTCCCGGGAATAACCTGGAGTTTTCAGGGAAGCCAGGCCGAAATGCGCGAATCGACACAGGCGCTTTGGGGAGGTTTCGCTATGGCCATGATGATTATTTATGCTTTACTGGCAATAGCCTTCCGAAGCTATCTGCAACCTTTAATTGTAATGACAGCCATTCCATTCGGAATTGTAGGTGCAGTTATCGGTCATATTTTACTGGGCTACGACCTTTCGTTAATCAGCCTGATGGGTGTAATCGCACTTTCCGGAGTGGTGGTAAACGATTCACTGATTATGATTGATTATGCCAATCATAAACGAAAGGAGCAATCGGTTTTTGATGCCATTCACGAAGCCGGTCTGCGACGTTTCAGACCAATAATTTTAACCACGTTTACAACGTTCGGTGGGCTTACCCCGATAATTCTGGAAACTTCTCGGCAGGCATATTATCTCATCCCAATGGCTATTTCGCTTGGCTTTGGTATTATTTTCGCCACGTCGATTATCCTTGTACTTGTGCCTTGTTTGTATTTGATTTTGGAAGATATTGTAGGAAAAGTGAAAAGCGGAATTAATTATTCTTAA
- a CDS encoding efflux RND transporter permease subunit — protein sequence MGNGKTNKKKGKSHKGAIAYMARNSIAANLLMIILIGGGIWTMYNIQKEVFPNFQLDIVEVSVVYPGAAPSEVEKGILMPVEEAVRGVQGIKEITSTAREGSGTVLIELVTGVDRMKAFQEIDQAVNRIRTFPDDIEEPEVRLQDQQRDVMEITLYGDVDIWTLRILAEQLRDRLQNDEGITQVEIGNVPDYVTHVEIPRHILREYNLTLGQISDIIVQSSEDIPAGSVDTNSGEILLRMQERKQWAEEFGKIEVITSDAGATVTLADIAKITDGFEETGFHGQFNQQYSVSIEIFRVGKQSPLEIEKTVKEILADFENTLPPGVNHRIDSNRAEDYRERLSLLRENGLLAIVIVFFILALFLEYRLAFWVMMGMAISFIGSIVFMPYIGISINMISMFGFLVVLGIVVDDAIIVGENIYEFRQRKMSPVKAAISGTKNIARPVVFSILTNMIAFVPLLFIPGTTGKFWWPLPAVVITVLAVSLAEALFILPAHLAHSKKESKMKFKPVEYLEKWQQSFAKGFNRFVDRYYRPFLELSLRHRYITISIAIALFIIVGGYGYSDHMGIIMMPEVSADEIEAGVRLPVNTTVDQAAKVANEITEATQRMFEEHDLYKVADGIKTNVRARVLSILK from the coding sequence ATGGGAAACGGCAAAACAAATAAGAAAAAAGGGAAAAGCCACAAAGGTGCAATTGCTTACATGGCCCGAAATTCCATTGCAGCTAACCTGCTGATGATTATTTTAATCGGCGGTGGAATCTGGACGATGTATAATATTCAAAAGGAAGTATTCCCAAATTTCCAGCTCGATATTGTTGAAGTGAGTGTGGTTTACCCAGGCGCCGCACCATCGGAAGTGGAAAAAGGAATTTTAATGCCGGTTGAGGAAGCGGTAAGAGGGGTGCAGGGAATTAAAGAAATTACTTCGACAGCCCGGGAAGGTTCAGGTACAGTGTTGATAGAACTTGTTACCGGTGTCGATCGGATGAAGGCTTTTCAGGAAATCGATCAGGCAGTCAACCGGATTCGAACATTTCCTGATGATATTGAAGAACCCGAAGTGCGTTTGCAGGATCAGCAGCGCGATGTAATGGAAATTACACTTTACGGCGATGTTGACATCTGGACACTTCGAATTCTTGCAGAACAACTGCGCGACCGGTTGCAGAACGACGAAGGAATTACCCAGGTTGAAATTGGAAATGTCCCCGATTATGTAACTCATGTGGAAATTCCGCGGCATATTTTGCGAGAATACAACCTCACACTTGGCCAGATTTCCGATATCATTGTCCAGTCGAGCGAAGACATTCCTGCGGGCTCTGTCGATACCAATTCAGGTGAGATTTTACTGCGCATGCAGGAGCGAAAGCAGTGGGCCGAAGAATTTGGTAAAATTGAAGTGATAACTTCCGACGCAGGAGCTACAGTTACATTGGCTGATATTGCCAAAATTACGGACGGATTCGAAGAAACCGGATTTCACGGACAGTTTAACCAGCAATATTCAGTTAGCATAGAAATCTTTCGTGTTGGCAAACAGTCTCCGCTTGAAATAGAGAAAACAGTGAAAGAAATTCTTGCGGATTTTGAAAATACGCTGCCTCCGGGCGTAAACCACAGAATTGACAGTAACCGGGCTGAAGACTACCGCGAACGACTATCATTGCTCCGTGAAAATGGACTACTGGCAATTGTCATCGTTTTTTTCATATTAGCGCTGTTCCTTGAATATCGCCTGGCATTTTGGGTAATGATGGGAATGGCAATTTCGTTTATTGGCAGCATTGTTTTTATGCCATACATCGGTATCAGTATCAACATGATTTCGATGTTTGGTTTTCTCGTTGTACTCGGAATTGTTGTTGACGATGCAATTATTGTTGGTGAAAATATTTATGAATTCAGGCAGCGCAAAATGAGTCCGGTAAAAGCGGCAATATCAGGCACAAAAAATATTGCAAGACCGGTGGTTTTTAGTATCCTAACCAATATGATTGCGTTTGTTCCCCTGTTGTTCATTCCCGGCACCACAGGTAAATTTTGGTGGCCGCTACCGGCAGTGGTAATTACAGTGTTAGCTGTATCACTGGCTGAAGCACTGTTTATTTTGCCGGCGCACCTTGCACACAGTAAAAAGGAGTCGAAGATGAAGTTTAAACCCGTGGAATACCTTGAAAAATGGCAGCAGTCGTTTGCAAAAGGATTCAACCGGTTTGTCGATCGATATTACCGGCCATTTCTGGAATTGAGTCTGCGGCACAGATACATTACAATAAGTATTGCAATTGCATTGTTTATAATAGTAGGCGGATATGGTTATAGCGACCATATGGGTATTATTATGATGCCGGAAGTGTCGGCCGATGAAATAGAAGCAGGCGTCAGATTACCTGTAAATACTACGGTCGATCAGGCTGCAAAAGTGGCGAACGAAATCACGGAAGCAACACAGCGCATGTTTGAAGAACACGATTTATACAAGGTTGCCGATGGAATAAAAACAAATGTGAGGGCCAGAGTTTTATCGATATTGAAATAG